A region of Carassius auratus strain Wakin chromosome 41, ASM336829v1, whole genome shotgun sequence DNA encodes the following proteins:
- the LOC113059365 gene encoding myomesin-3-like has protein sequence MCLSFALQGPHFLEFLSWTVTSDCEMILKCKVTNVSKETRVKWFKDGVELLHAVYEPTGVSTFTVPQVTRKELGVYRAVVSDSRGEDQSVLELIDDEFERLLQQLNKQCALSAGPVGIQCTAQGFKLYCSLKYYLSCMNTSWHFKDKRIDLQERTKPGSSMQKVWIEILGPTEADKGKYTLEMFDGQETHKRSLDLSGQAFADALLEHQRLKQVEFAEKNRARVTKGLPDVVAIMENKSLCLTCFAEGDPAPEMFWLKNDREVTSTGQYNIKNENKSSTLTINHVTMEDSGNYSIFVRNKHGSQTVLVTVSVYKRGEKPRADAVQM, from the exons ATGTGTCTCTCTTTTGCTTTGCAAGGTCCCCATTTCTTGGAGTTTTTGTCGTGGACAGTGACTTCAGATTGTGAAATGATTCTGAAGTGCAAG GTCACTAACGTGAGCAAAGAGACGCGTGTGAAGTGGTTTAAGGATGGAGTGGAGCTTCTTCATGCGGTGTACGAGCCCACGGGGGTCAGCACCTTCACCGTCCCGCAG GTGACGAGGAAGGAGCTGGGTGTGTACAGAGCTGTAGTGTCCGACAGCAGAGGAGAAGACCAGAGCGTCCTGGAGCTGATCGATGACG AGTTTGAGCGTCTGCTGCAGCAGCTCAATAAACAGTGCG CGCTCTCTGCTGGTCCAGTGGGCATCCAGTGCACTGCGCAGGGCTTCAAGCTCTACTGCTCTCTCAAATACTACCTGAGCTGCATGAACACCAGCTGGCACTTCAA AGACAAGAGAATTGACCTGCAGGAGCGGACGAAGCCGGGCAGCAGCATGCAGAAGGTTTGGATTGAGATACTGGGACCGACTGAAGCCGATAAAGGGAAGTACACCCTGGAGATGTTCGACGGCCAGGAAACACACAAGCGCTCTCTGGATCTGTCTGGACAAG CCTTCGCAGACGCTTTGCTGGAACACCAGAGACTCAA GCAAGTGGAGTTTGCTGAGAAAA ATCGAGCACGAGTCACCAAGGGTCTTCCAGATGTGGTGGCCATAATGGAGAACAag TCTCTGTGTCTGACGTGTTTTGCCGAGGGCGATCCAGCACCGGAAATGTTTTGGCTGAAGAACGACAGAGAAGTCACGTCCACCGGCCAGTATAACATTAAAAACGAGAATAAATCCTCCACTCTCACTATAAACCACGTGACTATGGAGGACTCGGGCAACTATAGCATCTTCGTGCGCAATAAACACGGATCGCAGACGGTCCTCGTGACCGTCAGTGTGTATAAACGCGGTGAAAAGCCTCGAGCAGATGCAGTGCAGATGTAA